ATTGCTCGATCGGATTGTTGGTTATGCCAACCAGTTGAAAGCAGCAAACATCTCGCAGGAAACCCTGAAAGCTACCACCAAAGAGGTCACAGAAGAGGCTATTACCGCTTTTAATGATATCTACAACGAAGTGATTGGTATCTGCAAAATTGCTTCCTCCTATTACAAAGATGATAAACTGAAAAAAGAACAGTTTACTTTCAGCAAAGTGGTGGCCCGCATGAGCGCCGCCCGTAAAGTCGCTGAAGAACCGGTGGAATAGGTTTAGTTAAATTGGTCGTGTTTAAGAATCCCTCTTCGGAGGGATTTTTTTTATCAATTCAGATAAATCTAGGCAAAGTCAGCAATCATTTTTGCGAATATGATAAGGATTCCATGCTTGAAAGGTGATAAGAGGAATTCGCTCTTGATGTTGGAAAATGCGACCTCAAGCTAGGGTGCTATACGATGCTTACCAATGATATTTACCGAACGAGACAACGTAATTTATACGGATAGAAAAATTAAATCCGAAATAAAAGAAGGCATGCATATATGACTGATAAATTCCGGAATAAATATCGGGTAGCGTCCAATCGCTGGCAGTTTTGGGACTATTCTGCACCGGAACACTACTTTATTACCATTTGTGTTGCCGGGCATCAATGTATTTTGGGCAATGTTTTGAATAAAAAAAATGCGATTATCCGAATACGGAAGAATCGTCGAAAATGAATTTCAAAAAATTCCCGAATATCACAAACGGGTCGTATTGGACGAATGGGTGGTAATGCCCAATTATATCCATTGTATCATTACATTGGGCGATTACGATTTTGATAATGGCGTTTTATTGTTCGATGATAATAGCGTAGAGAAAATTCATGAATTTTCTCTACCATCATTCCCGTTACAAAACCCCAATATCAAACAGATCAAACAATACCGCAAACAGCGGCGGAAAATGATAATTCCAAAATTGGTAGGGAAATTTCAGATGCAAACATCAAAACAAATAAACATTCTGCGCAACACACCCGGTGTAAAAAATTGGCAATCCAATTATCACGATCACGTCATACGAAACGATGATTCGTATAAACGAATTCGTCATTATATTTTAATTAATCCCCAAAAATGGGAAGAGGATACATTCAACAGAGAGTGAATTTTACCGGGAAAGCTTTGTAAAACGTTAACACAAATAAGGCCTGATTCAACCTCATCACACCGAAGCCCAACCTCACCACACCGAAACCTTACCTCATCACACCGAAGCTCATTTTCCCAAGGCGGAAGCTTCACTTGCGCAGTTCGAAGCTCATTTGATCAAGGCGGAAGCTCTACCGGCGAAGTTCGAAGCTCATTTGATCGAGGCGGAAGCTCTACCGGCGAAGTTCGAAGGAAATTTGTGCCAGTTCGAAGCTCGACCTTAACACTTCGAAGCGTTACCTCAACAGGCGGAAGCCTGTTTTCCGCAGGCGGAAATTGCAGCTCTAATTTTTCCCGTCTTCGTTCTTCGCATATTGCGACGGCGTCATATTGAATTCGTTTTTGAACTGGCGGGCGAAGTATTTCGGGTCGTTATAACCTACGCGGTAGGCAACCTCGCTGACGGTGAACTGGCCTTGTTTGAGGAACTGGGCCGCACGTTTCATCCGGATACTGCGGATGAATTCCACCGGTGTTTCTCCCGTGAGCGACGAGATTTTTTTGTAGAGGTTTACCCGGCTCATGCCCAGCTCCGAGCTCATTTCCTGTACCGAGAACTGACTGTTGGCGATATTTTTCTCCACTAAATCAATGGCTTTTTTGATGAAGATTTCGTCCAGCGAGGTGATTTCGATTTCGCTGGGGCTGACATCGATTTTCTTGCGGAAGGCTTTCTGTAGTTTCCGGCGTTGGGCCAGCAGATTCTTGATGCGCGATTCGAGCAGCTTGAAGTTGAACGGCTTGGTGATATAGTCGTCGGCACCTACATCGAAGCCTTCCATCTTCTGGTTGTCGGCCACTTTTGCGGTCAGCAGAATAACCGGGATGTGCGAGGTTTCGGCCGTAGTCTTGACTTTCCGGCACAGGTCTATGCCATCCATCACCGGCATCATCACATCGCTGATAATTAAATCGGGCAGCGATTTTGACGCGATTTCCCAGCCGGTATGTCCGTCGCCCGCTTCGAGCACTTCGAAGGTGAGTTTGAAATTGTCCTTCAGGTAAAATCGGAAGTCTTCGTTGTCCTCCACCAACAACAATACCGGTTTGGTATTTTTCGACGGCTTGCCGGTTGTTTCGCTTTCTTCTGCAGTTTCCGGCTCCATAACTACCGAAGGCTGAGCTGCCGGTTGGCGTTTCCAGCTTGCTTGTACAGCTTTCGCCGAAGTTTCCTTGCCGAATACCAATGGCAACGTCACCCGGAAACAGCTGCCTTTGCCTGGCTCGCTCTCTACGGTAATAGTGCCGTTTTGCAACTTCACATATTCATTCACAAGCGCCAGTCCGATGCCGCTTCCCTGGTTGTAATCGGAGCCGTTGGTGTCATCCTGGAAGAAGCGCTCGAAAATGCGCTGTTGTTTTTCTTCCGGAATACCAATACCGGTATCGCTGATGCTGATTTCGATGGACGGCTGTTCTTTTTCGTTCAAACGGACATCCACATGTACGTCGCCGTTTTCGGAGGTGTATTTGAAGGCATTGGAAAGCAGGTTCAGGAGAATCTTTTCCAGCTTATCGTGGTCGAAATACACGGTGATATTTTCTACATCGGTCTGGAAATAGAGATGAATATTCTTTTTCTCCGACAGGTCGGAAAACGATTCGGTGGTTTCGCGAATGAAGCTGACAATTTCGCCCTCGCTCGGTCGGAGCTTAATCTCCTGGAATTCGAGTTTCCGGAAATCGAGTAGCTGGTTCACCAGGCTGAGCAAACGCCGGCTGTTGCGGTAAATCAGCTGCAGGTGTTTTTTCTCCTCGTTATCTCTGGCCTTTTGGAGCAGTTGTTCGATGGGTGTGATGATAAGCGTAAGCGGCGTGCGGAATTCATGACTGATATTCGTGAAGAAACGGAGTTTCAGCATGTCGAGTTCGTGCAGGCGGCGTGCCTTGATTTTTTCCCGTTCGATCTCGAATTTTTCGTGCTCCCGCCTGATAATCCGCTGGCGCCACAGCCAGATGATGAGCAGAACAAAGAGTACATAGGCGATATAAGCGTAAATCGTTTGCCAGAAAGGAGGGAGGATGTTAATCTTCAGGGTAGCGCCTTCCTGGTTCCAGTAGCCGTTGTTGTTCGATGCCCTGACGCGCAATGTGTATTCGCCCGGGTCGAGGTTGGTGAAGGTGGCCCGGCGGTTCTTCCAGTCGGTGTAAATCCAGCTGTTATTAAAGCCTTCCAGTTTGTAAGCAAATTGATTTTTTTCCGGATGGAAATAACTTAGTGTGGAGAAAGCTACCGAGAAGAAGTTTTCGGCGTGCTTCAGCGTGATTTCTTTGGTGTCGGTAACGGATTGCGGCAATAACACACGGCGGTTAAATTTTTCACCTACCCGGATGGTTTGGTTGAAAACCTGCAGGTTGGTGAATACCACTTTCGGTGTGTTTTTGTTTTCAATAAGGTTTTCGGGATTAAAAAAGTTGATGCCGTTCGGACCACCGAAGAAGAGCTGCCCATTGCGGGTGACATAAGCCGCCCGTTCGTTGAATTCCTTGGCCTGCAACCCGTCTTCGTCGTCATACTGTTTGATGCGCACGGCAAAATCGGATACCTGGTCGCCTTTAACGAAAATCTGAACCAGTCCCTTGATGGTTCCCAGCCAGATATTGTGTTGTTGGTCCTCTACTATTGAAACAATGTTGTTCGTCGGTAAGCCGTTACTTTTCAAAATACGCCTGAACTGACCGGTATGCTCGTCGTACACATTCAGACCTTCGGGTGTGCCTACCCAAATCCATCCGCGCGAATCGGCTAACAGGCAATTCACCGTATTGCTGCTCAATGTCGTGGTGTCTTTGTCGGTATGAAGCAGGTTACTGAATTTTTGGGTTCTTGTATTTAAGATGCTCAGGCCATCGGGCGTGCCAATCCACAGGCGGTTTTGTTTGTCTTCGACCAAAGAAATGATAACATTGGAAACGATGGAATTCGCACCGCCGGTACGAAAATGCTGAAAACTTTCCGTATCACGGTTAAACCGGTCGAGTCCGCCGCCCAGTGTTCCAATCCAGAGATTGTTAAATGAATCTTCGTATATCGACCAGATATTGTTATCGGATATACTGGTTGAATCTTTGGGATTGTGGGTGTAGTGAGTGAATTTTTTCCCGTCGAAACGGTTAAGGCCACCGAAGTAAGTTCCAATCCAAAGTTTGTTTTCGTGATCGATAAACAGTGACACAATTACATCGTTGGAGAGGCTGTTCTGGTCATCGTCATGATGAACGTAATGGGTAAATTTTCCGGTTTTCCGGTTATAGTAGTTTAGTCCGCCGCCATTAGTCCCAATCCACAAATTCCCTTTTTTGTCTTCGGCAAAGCAGTTAATATCACCAAAGTTCAGCCCTTCTTCATTTTGAGGCGTATACCGGATGGTGTTGAACAGGATCAGGTTTTTGTGATAATAGCTAATTCCCTCTTTATAGGTTCCTATCCAGATAATCCCTTCGCTGTCACGGAACATGGACGTGACGCTGTTGTGAGCAATGCTGTGGACGTTGTAGGTTTCGTGTGTCAGGTAGCGTATGGTGAAATCTTTTTTGTCGAGTAGGTTGATGCCTCCGTGGTCGGTGGCTATCCAGATGTTGCCATCCGAGTCCTGTGTGATACCGGTAATGATGTTGGTGTTAGTATGAGTAGGCCTGGAAGCCTGGTCGATGTGGACAAGTTTTCCGGTGGCAGGCTCATAATAAAAGAGGCCGATGGCATGGTCCTGTGTCGAAATCCAGATATCGTCATCTTTGTCAATAAATATGCGACAATCCAATTGTTCCCCGGGATACCGGTCGTGTAGGAAGCTGGCCTGAATCTTCGCTTTCATACTTCCTTTGGGCTTGATTTCCAGGTAACCATCCTGATGGATGAGCCACAGGTTTCCTTTTGAATCTTCGGCCATGGAAATCACATCAGAGGTTGCCTTTACACCATTGTTATTGGCGAGATGTTCTAACGGAACAATATCCTGATGGAGGGTATTGAAGCGAAATACCCCGTAACCGCTGGTCATCAGCCAACTCTGGTTTTCACTGTCGGTAAAAAGGTTGATGAAATGATTAATGAATTCAGGGTGTTTTTGCAGAACAGGAGAATTGGAAAACGAGAAAGTCTCTGTTTCCGGATCGTACACGTTAAAGTCAGTTTGGGTTCTGACCCATAGTTTTCCATCGCAGTCCTGGTTGATTGCCGCGATGATGTTGTTGTCAATCGATGTACTGTCGGACGGATTATGTGTGAAAGTTTTAAAGGAGTAACCATCATAGCGGTTCAACCCAGATGTAGTTCCGAACCACATAAAGCCTTGCTTGTCACGCAAAATGCATGTAACATGATTATTCGATAACCCGTTTGTATTATTTATCTGGGCAAAGTTGTATTGTTTCTGTTGAGAAAATGCGGAAACACTTGAAAATACAGTGATAAGCAGTATTAGGATAAAGTTGGTGAATCTGATTTTCACAGGCCGGCTTTTACTTGATTCAGTTCCGCAATTTAATAAAAGGTTGGTATTTCCTGAAACATTCGTAATAAACGCGGATGATATTCTTAGAAATGGGGCCGACAGTAGTTCTGTTACCACAATGTTGTACCGGAATGAAGCTTGTCTTTCTGTTGCAAAACAGACCGAAAACTCCATCCCGGGATTTATGGCAATTTAATCTGACGTTCCGTCAAAAATACTCCGGCAATCCTTCCTCAATTTGTTCGTGTTGCCAGACGATAAAGAGTTGTTCATCCTCAAAGCACTCCTTCGGTTGTTTTGCGTTGATCAGCTGCAGTAGAATATTGGATTGATTCGGATGCAGTGATAAATCATTCACAACAAAACCCGATTCGATGTATATGTTGCGGGCAGAGGTTAATGAGATGCGGCTCACATCCGGAATATCACCGGTTTGCTCGCTCAGCCGCATGTTGGTGTACGAAACCAATATCTCTTTCGTAACCGGAAGAAAGTGTTCCAGTATTTTGGCTTTGAGCAGTACTTTGGCTTGCTTGTCGTTAACTTGAATTTCACCTTGTTCGCTTTCCGGAAGTTGAGCAAACAGTTGCCGGAATTGCACCCAGTCGGAAACAACGATGGCCAAATTCCGGATGTATCCTTTCTCAGTTATCTCCTCGAACGGTTTGACAATAAACGGAGCCAGTTTATTGCGGAATCCCGATTTCTGATAACGGCTTTTGTAAGCATACGAACAGTAATTCACCGGCAGGTTGATTTGTTCCTGTTTCGTATACTCCAGAATTTTTAAAGCCGTAATCTCCGAATCGGGTAGAGTTACTCTCGGGCCATGGGCGAATTGAAAGTTTCGGTCGATTAGCTTTGGCAGATTGTAGGGCGTTAATCTCATCTGGTGCAGGTTCAGATGCGACAACCCGGCTTCGGCCAACTCTTTTACTGCTTTCTTTAATTGCTCGAGTTCATCAGGCACGGCCGGAACTTCCACTGTTACTACCGGAATGATGCCAATCGCTTGTTTCACCTTTTTTAGGTTATAGTTGGTCGCCCCGATGTCGAACCGGATTTCATTCAGGCCCAGTTCAGCGAGTTCTTTCAGCTTTTGGGGTGTAGAAAGAATGCCATTGGTATACATCCAGATGTAGAGCTCGTTCCCAAATGCATCTCTCAACGCTTTCAGAAATGTTTTTACACGCTCGAATGTCAGGAAAGGCTCGCCGCCACTAAAACTGACGCCTTTGAAGCCCATCTTTTTTATGTAGGCGACATACTCTTCCGGTGTGTGAAAATCGATGGTTTGTGTTTCCGGTACGCCAATGGTTTCCTGTGGAGCAGGACAGTAAAAGCAATGTGCATTGCAACGGTTGTTGATGAAAAGACAGCTCCATTCGCCTGCACCGCAAAGCCGGCAGCCCGGCGATAGATTTCTGGTGTCGACTTTCGTTTCCTTAAATCCGGTTTGAATGTTGTCTTTTAGTCGTTCGAGGATTTGGTCCCGTTCGGCTTCCAGTTCAATTGCTTCGTAATGCCCCAGCCATTTCAGCTGGTCGTAAAAAACACCATATTCCAGACGATTTCGTTCGACGAGATCGTTCCGGTACTTAATTAAGGCGTTCATCTTTTATTTCCTCATGAAACCTAACGATATCAATGTTTAGCTCTATTCGGTTATACGAAAAAAGCGAGCAAATATATCGAATTTTCCAATCAGAATTTCAGCCGGAACCAGTATTCATCGTACGGATGATTAAATAGATTCATTCTTGTTTTTTTGAATTAGGGACACCATTTTTTCATCGCATAGGATTTGAGATCCTTCACCCGTAGGGAGTTCATGAAAAAATCCTTTATTTTCTCCTTCGCATTCCTTATCTTCTTATGGATAGAGTTATGCTTAGAACGTTTTCGTCTGACAATCATCATAACCAGTTTTAATCTCATGTTAATTATAAATAAGTGGTGTGCTTTTTTCAATCCGGAACGGTTCCAGGGATGGGGGCGCAAAAGGCGTTATTTCGAGGGCTGGTACTATAAGATGGTTAGCGCAGATGAAACTAAAGCTATTGCTGTTATTCCGGGTATTGCGATGGATGAAGCCGGAAAAAAGCAAGCCTTTATTCAGGTTCTTGACGGACAAAAACATACTTCCGAATACTTTCGTTTCGATGCGGAACAGTTCCGGCCGCAGGCACGAAAATTCCAATTCTCGATTGCCGGCAATCATTTTTCATTTGATACAATACATTTAGAATTGCCCGCCCTTTCAGGCGAATTGCATTTCTCGGGTATGATTTCCTGGCCAAAGCCCTGGTATTCGCCGGGAATTATGGGCCCCTACGCGTTCGTGCCTTTTATGGAATGTTACCATGGAATCGTCAGTATGGATCACTGCATCGAGGGGAAGCTGCAGTGGAATGGTGGATCTGTTGACTTTTTTGGTGGACGAGGTTATACTGAGAAGGATTGGGGACGGTCGTTTCCCAGTGCGTATATCTGGATGCAAAGCAACCATTTTTCCCGTCCGGGAATTTCTCTGAAGCTTTCTGTCGCGAACATTCCCTGGATACGAAAAGCTTTTGTAGGATTCATAGCCGGTTTGTGGTTGGACGGGAGATTAATTCGTTTTACGACATACAACAAGTCGGTTTTGCGTAAGTCTTCAGTCTCAGCAGAAATGGTTGAATTGATCATTGAAAATCGGAGCTACCGGCTTGGGATTCGCGCCTGTCGGGAAAAAGCTACAGAGCTGGCTTCACCTATTCATGGATTTATGGAAGGAAGGATTGAAGAAAGCATGACTGCGAACATTGATGTGGAGCTGTTCGATAGAAAAAGAAGGGTGATAGTATTTAAGGATACCGGGCGAAATGCTGGTCTGGAGGTAGCCGGAAATATTCAGGAAATTATCCTCTGAGGACTTTACGGATAAAGTGCCATATTTTTCTTTACTTCACTTCCACGGAATAACGAAATGTAATCGATTGTATGAATCTTCCCGATATACACAATGATAATGTAGCCCGATTCCTCGATAGCACGGCTGTTGTCCAGGAAACTGCCGAGCAAATCATGAAGGACTTTGCCATGTTTGGCATTACCATCACTTTCTCAGGAAATACGGATCATGCATACCACGAATTACATGAGCAGTTGGTCGATCAGATTCGTCATCTGCTAACCAATGATTATCAACGGCTTTTGTCGGTGCTTTACCAGGTGGATATTACGCAAAGGGAAATTACACAGGCCGGTTTGGATTTGCCCGATTATAATGAGATGGAGGTATTGGCTCATCAGATTATCGTGCGTGATTTGAAGAAGGTGCTGACCCGACGTTATTTCAAATCACAAGGGTGATGTAGTTTCAAATGAACCGTATAAAAACACAAATGGGAACCATTCTTTGACGAATAGTTCCCATTTCGCTGTTGAAGTTTGCACTTCACAGTGTCAGGTTACGGTTATTGTGGCCGGCTACATGACCGTCCGAAGACTTTCTTGCAACCTCAGGCTCTTGGATAATGTTTGTTACAACATCATCTTCAAGCTGTCCCTTCGGCGTCCCGGGAGGACACCTTCCCGGACGAAGCTTCTTTCAGGCTATCTCTGTCTATCTGTTCCGAAGAACTGATTGACAGTCGATGAAGTGAAACAGGAAATAAATCCTTTGTTCCGGCTTCTTTCTGCAAACATTAACCGGAGTTGCTGTTGCAGAGCCATCAGATTCAGTTTTGAAATGAACGTTTCCGTTTATCCGCGACCGACTGGTAGTTCGATTGGATGTTACTCCTTTCGCTTTCCAGGCTTCAGCTCCTTCAACAAGCAGGTTTTGCAACCTGAACGATCGGAATCGGGCCCCAATTAAGTGACTTTTTTCTTCTCCTTGTTTCCGGCGCGACCTTTTATCGCTCACCTGATATATGCAAATTACAATGTTTTATTTATCAGGCAAGTGTTTTTAGCAAAACAAAATCAACGAAAAACAAACAAGAGATATTAACAATTGTTGATAACGCTTGTAGGCCTTGTTTCTATTGATTGTTTGGGATTGCTGGGGCCGGATCTTCAGCAACAATCGGTAGAGCTAAGGAGAAAAATTATTCGCTAATAATGGTCAATCGCCCTTCTTTTTGGGGATGCAACACTTTATTTTTCAGTGCGTAGTGTTTGAGTGCTTCGTAATCCAACATTGCTTTCGGATTATTTTCACCGATGATTCTCTGGAATTGATTCGGTGTCCGGTTCAGAATGTAGTTATTCAGCGTGACGGAAATTGAATCATTGGGAGGTAGGGGAGTTCCGTTTCGATAAACTGAAAGGGAATCACTTTCCAGTTGGTAGGTGTATTTTATGCCGGAAACCTGAAAGAGTTGCCCTGTTTTACTGTTCACGTTGGCTTTGATTAGTTTCTCCAATTGGTTTCCGGTTATTTTTACCAGGCATAGCTTATTCCCGAAAGGCAATAATGAACGGGCAGACTTCAGTGTGAAAGTCCCTGCGGGAACATTGGCGCGAATGCCTCCGCCATTGATGAGTGCTACATCGGAATGATACGCCGCCCGAAAAGCATCGGCAATCAGGTTGCCGGTAGCGCTTTCACCCGTAATTCCTTCCCGGAAGGAGAGAGGAACTTCCAGCCGGGCCAGTGGTTCCGAAAGCTTTTGATTCATATCGTTCCGATAAAATACTTCGAGTTTGCGAAGTTGCGGGTCGGACGAGACTGTTGAGTCCAACGGAATGATTTCGACAGATGGCCTTCCTGTTTTCCGGAGGATAACATGTGCAACCGAACTCATATTTCCCGCCGGAGCGATAATCGGGCGTTTTCCCTGGTAAAATACATTGCTGTTGTATTCATGCTCTTCTTCCGTAAAAACGAAGTCAATTTGAGGAAATGCGTTGAGTAATTTTCTGTTGGTTTCCAGGTCGGTTTGTGTAACGGCAATAATCCAGTCAGGGTGCTGCGATTTTATCTGAGGTAAAACTTCGGATATGGCTTTCTTCAAATTTTCCTGGACAACGCCTCCGTCATTTAACGTTGTGTTCATTGCGTCTGTTAAGCCGATAAAGGCAACCCGGATGCCGTTAAAATTGTGAATGATGTAATGGGGAACATCGGCGAACGGTTTCCCAGAAGGAGACTGAAGATTGGTTGAAAACCACTTGAATTTGGACTTTTTGACGAGTGAGGCGGCGTGAGCGGAACCAAAATCAAATTCGTGCTGACCAAAATTGCAAAGGTCGAGCGGAATTTGATTAAAAGCCCGAATCATCGGCCAGCCTTTGTACATTCCTCCGAATAAAACACCTCCGGCCAAATCTCCACCGTGAATCAGGAAGGTATTCTGATTTTCTTGCCGGATGCTGTCTGTTATTGTTTTCAGACGGGCGACACCGCCTCGTCCGCCGGGAACATCTTCTACAGGAAAGATGCGATGGGCATCGGTGAAATAAAGCAAATCGACTTGTTGGGCTTTTGCTTTTGATGTTATTCCTAACATTATCAGCAGAAGAATAGAGATAAGTTGCCGCATCACCTGACCGGATTAAGATTTTGGCGTGAAAATAGAAAAAATGGTTGATGTGTTGGAGAGAAAAGAATTGGTAAAAACAAAGGGGGGAGGAAGGATGAGGCTATAAAACACAAATGGGAACCATTCGGAGGAATAGTTCCCATTTCGCTGTTGAAGTTTTCACTTCACAGTGTCAGGTTACGGTTATTGTGGCCGGCTACATGACTGTCCGAAGACTTTCTTGTAACCTGAGGCTTTTGGACAACGTTTGTTACAACATCATCTTCAAGCTGTCCATTCGGTATTCACGAAGATTACCTTCCCGGACGAAGCATCTTTCAAGCTATCTCTGTTTTCGTGTTCCGAAGAACGGTTCAACAGGCGATGAAGACGTCTTGGGAAATGATTCCTTGTTTTCATCTTCTTTCTGCAACATTAACCGGAGTTGCTGCTGTAGAGCTTTGAGATTCAGTTTTGAAATGAACGTTTCCGTTTATCCGTGACTGACTGGTAGTTCGATTGGATTTTACTCCTTTCGCTTTCCAGGCTTCAGCTCCTTCAACAAGCAGGTTTTGCAACCTGGATGATCGGAATCGAGCCTCAATTAAGTGACTTTTTTCTTCTCCTTGTTTCCGGCGCGACCTTTTATCGCTCACCTGATGAATGCAAATTACGACGAATCAGTTATTTGTCAAATGTTTTTGGCAAAACAAAATCAACGAGAAACAAACAGGAGATATGAACAATTGTTAGTAAGTACTTCAGTCCCTTTGTTTAAGCCATCTTTGAGATGTTATCAGCGTGAAAAATTCGGTTGTTTAATCGAAAGGGGGTTGTTGACGGCGTGATTTTTTCTCCGAATGTTGCTTTTTATTTTCCAACCTTCGGCGGCGTGAAGCCAATGTAGGACGGGTTGCTTTTCTTCGCTTTTGTGGTGTAAGTGCATGATTGATGAGGCGATAGAACCGGTCAATTACTTTTTCTTTGTTTTTCAGTTGAGAGCGATCATTCTGTTCGGTCAGTATCAGTTCGCCTTCCTTGTTCATCCGGTTTGCCAGCTTGCGTATCAATATGGCTTTTTCGTCGGTGGACAATAACCCGGACGATTCGATGTGGAATCGAAGTTCCACTTTTGTATTCACCTTATTCACATTTTGCCCACCTGCTCCGCTACTGCGCGAAGCACTAAATTTTAGTTCCGGCATGAAATTACGATGGACTAACATGATATTGGTGTTTTATTGAGCAAAGATAATGGATCGAGTCCTGATTCCTGATAAGAAGAGGGCATTTTCCTCCGATAAATGCCTTTCAGCTTAACAATAATTCAATTCTATTAATATTTTTTAAACAGGTTAAAGTAAACTACTCTTTGTGCTCAATTGTTTTTCTGTTGATTTAAAATGAATGCCTTATGAACGGAAACAATGCAGTGGAATCGGAACTTAATGACCTGACCATTGATGAACTAAAAGAAAAACTTCAAACTTCCGAAAAAGGCTTGTCCTCCGAAGAAGCGTCGAATCGACTGAGCCAATACGGGCCTAACAGTCTAAATGAACACAAACAGAATCCCGTACTCAAATTTCTGAAAAGTTTTTGGGGACCTATT
This Prolixibacter sp. NT017 DNA region includes the following protein-coding sequences:
- a CDS encoding two-component regulator propeller domain-containing protein, which gives rise to MEFSVCFATERQASFRYNIVVTELLSAPFLRISSAFITNVSGNTNLLLNCGTESSKSRPVKIRFTNFILILLITVFSSVSAFSQQKQYNFAQINNTNGLSNNHVTCILRDKQGFMWFGTTSGLNRYDGYSFKTFTHNPSDSTSIDNNIIAAINQDCDGKLWVRTQTDFNVYDPETETFSFSNSPVLQKHPEFINHFINLFTDSENQSWLMTSGYGVFRFNTLHQDIVPLEHLANNNGVKATSDVISMAEDSKGNLWLIHQDGYLEIKPKGSMKAKIQASFLHDRYPGEQLDCRIFIDKDDDIWISTQDHAIGLFYYEPATGKLVHIDQASRPTHTNTNIITGITQDSDGNIWIATDHGGINLLDKKDFTIRYLTHETYNVHSIAHNSVTSMFRDSEGIIWIGTYKEGISYYHKNLILFNTIRYTPQNEEGLNFGDINCFAEDKKGNLWIGTNGGGLNYYNRKTGKFTHYVHHDDDQNSLSNDVIVSLFIDHENKLWIGTYFGGLNRFDGKKFTHYTHNPKDSTSISDNNIWSIYEDSFNNLWIGTLGGGLDRFNRDTESFQHFRTGGANSIVSNVIISLVEDKQNRLWIGTPDGLSILNTRTQKFSNLLHTDKDTTTLSSNTVNCLLADSRGWIWVGTPEGLNVYDEHTGQFRRILKSNGLPTNNIVSIVEDQQHNIWLGTIKGLVQIFVKGDQVSDFAVRIKQYDDEDGLQAKEFNERAAYVTRNGQLFFGGPNGINFFNPENLIENKNTPKVVFTNLQVFNQTIRVGEKFNRRVLLPQSVTDTKEITLKHAENFFSVAFSTLSYFHPEKNQFAYKLEGFNNSWIYTDWKNRRATFTNLDPGEYTLRVRASNNNGYWNQEGATLKINILPPFWQTIYAYIAYVLFVLLIIWLWRQRIIRREHEKFEIEREKIKARRLHELDMLKLRFFTNISHEFRTPLTLIITPIEQLLQKARDNEEKKHLQLIYRNSRRLLSLVNQLLDFRKLEFQEIKLRPSEGEIVSFIRETTESFSDLSEKKNIHLYFQTDVENITVYFDHDKLEKILLNLLSNAFKYTSENGDVHVDVRLNEKEQPSIEISISDTGIGIPEEKQQRIFERFFQDDTNGSDYNQGSGIGLALVNEYVKLQNGTITVESEPGKGSCFRVTLPLVFGKETSAKAVQASWKRQPAAQPSVVMEPETAEESETTGKPSKNTKPVLLLVEDNEDFRFYLKDNFKLTFEVLEAGDGHTGWEIASKSLPDLIISDVMMPVMDGIDLCRKVKTTAETSHIPVILLTAKVADNQKMEGFDVGADDYITKPFNFKLLESRIKNLLAQRRKLQKAFRKKIDVSPSEIEITSLDEIFIKKAIDLVEKNIANSQFSVQEMSSELGMSRVNLYKKISSLTGETPVEFIRSIRMKRAAQFLKQGQFTVSEVAYRVGYNDPKYFARQFKNEFNMTPSQYAKNEDGKN
- a CDS encoding bifunctional UDP-sugar hydrolase/5'-nucleotidase gives rise to the protein MRQLISILLLIMLGITSKAKAQQVDLLYFTDAHRIFPVEDVPGGRGGVARLKTITDSIRQENQNTFLIHGGDLAGGVLFGGMYKGWPMIRAFNQIPLDLCNFGQHEFDFGSAHAASLVKKSKFKWFSTNLQSPSGKPFADVPHYIIHNFNGIRVAFIGLTDAMNTTLNDGGVVQENLKKAISEVLPQIKSQHPDWIIAVTQTDLETNRKLLNAFPQIDFVFTEEEHEYNSNVFYQGKRPIIAPAGNMSSVAHVILRKTGRPSVEIIPLDSTVSSDPQLRKLEVFYRNDMNQKLSEPLARLEVPLSFREGITGESATGNLIADAFRAAYHSDVALINGGGIRANVPAGTFTLKSARSLLPFGNKLCLVKITGNQLEKLIKANVNSKTGQLFQVSGIKYTYQLESDSLSVYRNGTPLPPNDSISVTLNNYILNRTPNQFQRIIGENNPKAMLDYEALKHYALKNKVLHPQKEGRLTIISE
- a CDS encoding transposase, which gives rise to MRLSEYGRIVENEFQKIPEYHKRVVLDEWVVMPNYIHCIITLGDYDFDNGVLLFDDNSVEKIHEFSLPSFPLQNPNIKQIKQYRKQRRKMIIPKLVGKFQMQTSKQINILRNTPGVKNWQSNYHDHVIRNDDSYKRIRHYILINPQKWEEDTFNRE
- a CDS encoding tocopherol cyclase family protein; this encodes MLIINKWCAFFNPERFQGWGRKRRYFEGWYYKMVSADETKAIAVIPGIAMDEAGKKQAFIQVLDGQKHTSEYFRFDAEQFRPQARKFQFSIAGNHFSFDTIHLELPALSGELHFSGMISWPKPWYSPGIMGPYAFVPFMECYHGIVSMDHCIEGKLQWNGGSVDFFGGRGYTEKDWGRSFPSAYIWMQSNHFSRPGISLKLSVANIPWIRKAFVGFIAGLWLDGRLIRFTTYNKSVLRKSSVSAEMVELIIENRSYRLGIRACREKATELASPIHGFMEGRIEESMTANIDVELFDRKRRVIVFKDTGRNAGLEVAGNIQEIIL
- a CDS encoding radical SAM protein; this encodes MNALIKYRNDLVERNRLEYGVFYDQLKWLGHYEAIELEAERDQILERLKDNIQTGFKETKVDTRNLSPGCRLCGAGEWSCLFINNRCNAHCFYCPAPQETIGVPETQTIDFHTPEEYVAYIKKMGFKGVSFSGGEPFLTFERVKTFLKALRDAFGNELYIWMYTNGILSTPQKLKELAELGLNEIRFDIGATNYNLKKVKQAIGIIPVVTVEVPAVPDELEQLKKAVKELAEAGLSHLNLHQMRLTPYNLPKLIDRNFQFAHGPRVTLPDSEITALKILEYTKQEQINLPVNYCSYAYKSRYQKSGFRNKLAPFIVKPFEEITEKGYIRNLAIVVSDWVQFRQLFAQLPESEQGEIQVNDKQAKVLLKAKILEHFLPVTKEILVSYTNMRLSEQTGDIPDVSRISLTSARNIYIESGFVVNDLSLHPNQSNILLQLINAKQPKECFEDEQLFIVWQHEQIEEGLPEYF